A portion of the Oscillospiraceae bacterium genome contains these proteins:
- a CDS encoding 2-isopropylmalate synthase, whose product MMDATKYAPGYYPVPAGYDSWVKKDHIEKAPAWCSVDLRDGNQALIVPMSLAEKLEFFQMLVKIGFKEIEVGFPAASETEYEFLRTLIEKNMIPEDVTVQVLTQCRDHIIRRTFEAVKGAPRAVIHFYNSTSVAQREQVFHKSKEEIKKIATDGAKLVKQLSEEYEGNFLFEYSPESFTGTEVDYAVDVCNAVLDIMQPTPDRPMIINLPVTVEMSMPHVYANQIEYCDKHLKYRDSVIISTHPHNDRGTGVACAELAVLAGAQRVECCLFGNGERTGNVDAVTLAMNLYSHGVDPKLDFSDMPGSCATYERVTRMPIYQRSPYAGQLVFAAFSGSHQDAIAKGMAYRKEHNEHRWTCPYIPVDPHDIGRTYDADVIRINSQSGKGGIGFVLEQNYGYNLPSKMREALGYKVKSVSDHSHKELSVTEVLHIFEDTFLNRRKPLNVIEAHFAQVNGITATVTLDLNGQRKVVTSVGNGRLDAVANAIQSATSMEFHLENYSEHSLDEGSTSRAASYVGLTWGDGTVTWGAGTDTDIIVAGVKALVSAINNK is encoded by the coding sequence ATGATGGACGCCACCAAATACGCACCGGGGTACTACCCGGTCCCTGCCGGCTACGACAGCTGGGTCAAAAAAGATCACATTGAAAAGGCCCCTGCCTGGTGCAGCGTGGACCTGCGGGACGGCAACCAGGCGCTGATCGTGCCCATGAGCCTTGCAGAAAAGCTGGAGTTCTTCCAGATGCTGGTGAAGATCGGCTTCAAGGAGATCGAGGTGGGCTTCCCTGCTGCCAGCGAGACCGAGTACGAGTTTCTGCGCACCCTGATCGAAAAGAACATGATCCCGGAGGACGTCACCGTGCAGGTGCTGACCCAGTGCCGCGATCACATCATCCGCCGCACCTTCGAGGCCGTCAAGGGTGCGCCCCGTGCGGTGATCCACTTCTACAACTCCACCTCGGTGGCCCAGCGTGAGCAGGTGTTCCACAAGAGCAAGGAAGAGATCAAGAAGATCGCCACCGACGGTGCCAAGCTGGTCAAGCAGCTCAGCGAGGAGTACGAGGGCAACTTCCTGTTCGAGTACAGCCCCGAGAGCTTCACCGGCACCGAAGTGGACTACGCCGTGGATGTGTGCAACGCCGTGCTGGACATTATGCAGCCCACCCCGGACCGCCCGATGATCATCAACCTGCCGGTCACCGTGGAAATGAGCATGCCCCATGTGTATGCCAACCAGATCGAGTACTGCGACAAGCACCTGAAGTACCGTGACAGCGTCATCATCTCCACCCACCCCCACAACGACCGCGGCACCGGCGTGGCCTGCGCCGAGCTGGCCGTGCTGGCCGGTGCCCAGCGTGTGGAGTGCTGCCTGTTCGGCAACGGTGAGCGCACCGGCAACGTGGATGCCGTCACCCTGGCCATGAACCTGTACAGCCACGGGGTAGACCCCAAGCTGGACTTTTCGGATATGCCCGGCAGCTGCGCCACCTACGAGCGTGTGACCCGGATGCCCATCTATCAGCGCAGCCCCTACGCCGGGCAGCTGGTGTTTGCCGCCTTCTCCGGCAGCCATCAGGACGCCATTGCCAAGGGCATGGCCTACCGCAAGGAGCACAACGAGCACCGCTGGACCTGCCCCTATATCCCGGTGGACCCCCACGACATCGGCCGCACCTACGACGCCGACGTCATCCGCATCAACAGCCAGAGCGGTAAGGGCGGCATCGGCTTTGTGCTGGAGCAGAACTACGGCTACAACCTGCCCTCCAAGATGCGCGAAGCTCTTGGCTACAAGGTCAAGAGCGTGTCCGACCACAGCCACAAGGAACTGAGCGTCACCGAGGTGCTGCACATCTTCGAGGACACCTTCCTCAACCGCCGCAAGCCCCTCAATGTCATCGAGGCACACTTCGCTCAGGTCAACGGCATCACCGCCACGGTCACGCTGGACCTGAACGGCCAGCGCAAGGTGGTCACCTCGGTGGGCAACGGCCGTCTGGACGCCGTGGCCAACGCCATCCAGAGTGCTACCAGCATGGAGTTCCATCTGGAGAACTACTCCGAGCACAGCCTGGACGAGGGCTCCACCTCCCGTGCCGCCTCCTATGTGGGCCTGACCTGGGGCGACGGCACCGTCACTTGGGGTGCCGGTACTGACACGGATATCATCGTGGCCGGTGTCAAGGCACTGGTGAGCGCGATCAATAATAAGTAA
- the leuD gene encoding 3-isopropylmalate dehydratase small subunit yields MNAKGSVFKYPDNVDTDVIIPARHLNTQDAKELASHCMEDIDKDFVKNVKDGDIMVGGWNFGCGSSREHAPLCIKTAGISVVIAKSFARIFYRNSINIGLPIMECPEAVDAISAGDTVSVDFDTGVITDHTTGQTFQAQPFPPFIQEIISAGGLMKSIKAKK; encoded by the coding sequence ATGAACGCAAAAGGTTCTGTTTTCAAATACCCGGATAACGTGGACACCGATGTCATCATCCCGGCCCGCCACCTGAACACCCAGGACGCCAAGGAGCTGGCCAGCCACTGCATGGAGGACATCGACAAGGATTTCGTCAAGAACGTGAAGGACGGCGACATCATGGTGGGCGGCTGGAACTTCGGCTGCGGCTCCTCCCGTGAGCACGCTCCCCTGTGCATCAAGACCGCCGGCATCTCGGTGGTCATCGCCAAGAGCTTTGCCCGGATCTTTTACCGCAACAGCATCAACATCGGCCTACCCATCATGGAGTGCCCGGAGGCTGTGGACGCCATCAGCGCAGGCGACACCGTGAGCGTGGACTTTGACACCGGCGTCATCACCGACCATACCACAGGCCAGACCTTCCAGGCCCAGCCTTTTCCGCCCTTTATCCAGGAGATCATTTCTGCCGGCGGCCTGATGAAGTCGATCAAGGCAAAGAAGTAA
- a CDS encoding ABC transporter ATP-binding protein: protein MEHFVEFQDVCKYYQTGSVKIAAADHMNFYVDKGEFCIIVGPSGAGKTTLLNILGGMDSCDEGHVWLDGRDVSRFSEKALTTYRRYDVGFVFQFYNLVQNLTALENVELASEICRDPLDPAQTLTSVGLGERLNNFPAQLSGGEQQRVSIARALAKNPKLLLCDEPTGALDYKTGKQVLGLLQETCRRTGRTVIVITHNTALTAMADRVIQVRSGQIVSNKVNEHPVPVEEIEW from the coding sequence ATGGAGCATTTTGTGGAGTTTCAGGACGTCTGCAAATATTACCAGACCGGAAGTGTGAAGATCGCCGCCGCCGACCACATGAACTTTTATGTGGACAAGGGGGAGTTCTGCATCATCGTAGGCCCCTCCGGTGCCGGCAAGACCACCTTGCTGAACATCCTGGGCGGCATGGACAGCTGCGATGAGGGCCATGTCTGGCTGGACGGCCGGGACGTGAGCCGCTTTTCGGAAAAGGCTCTTACCACCTACCGCCGGTACGACGTGGGCTTTGTGTTCCAGTTCTACAACCTGGTGCAGAACCTGACGGCGTTGGAAAACGTGGAGCTGGCCAGCGAGATCTGCCGGGACCCTCTGGACCCGGCCCAGACCCTGACCAGTGTGGGCCTGGGGGAGCGGCTGAACAACTTCCCGGCGCAGCTGTCCGGCGGCGAGCAGCAGCGGGTGTCCATTGCCCGGGCCCTGGCCAAAAACCCTAAGCTCCTGCTGTGCGACGAGCCCACCGGTGCCCTGGATTACAAGACCGGCAAACAGGTGCTGGGGCTTTTGCAGGAGACCTGCCGCAGGACCGGACGCACCGTCATCGTGATCACCCATAACACGGCCCTGACCGCCATGGCCGACCGTGTCATTCAGGTACGCAGTGGGCAGATCGTGTCCAACAAGGTCAACGAGCACCCGGTGCCAGTGGAAGAAATTGAGTGGTGA
- the leuC gene encoding 3-isopropylmalate dehydratase large subunit produces MGMTLTQKILAAHAGLAEVKAGQLINAKLDIVLGNDITTPVAINEFERAGFDSVFDKEHIAIVLDHFVPNKDIKSATQSKQCREFANQYDILNFYDVGQMGIEHALLPEKGIVTAGDCVIGADSHTCTYGALGAFSTGVGSTDMAAGMATGMAWFKVPSAIKFVLKGKFSPRVSGKDLILHIIGMIGVDGALYKSMEFTGPGVASLTMDDRLCICNMAIEAGAKNGIFPVDEVTKAYLKGRSQREPVYYEADPDAEYEKTIEIDLSALEPTVSYPHLPENTHLASEGKEIKIDQVVIGSCTNGRLEDMEAAYNVLKGKHIAKGVRGIIIPATMAVYKECILRGWTTAFIDAGCIVSTPTCGPCLGGYMGILAEGERCVSTTNRNFVGRMGHVKSEVYLASPATAAASALTGYITDPRTV; encoded by the coding sequence ATGGGAATGACCCTGACGCAGAAGATCCTTGCCGCACATGCCGGGCTTGCCGAGGTCAAGGCAGGCCAGCTCATCAACGCAAAGCTGGACATCGTGCTGGGCAACGACATCACCACCCCCGTCGCCATCAACGAGTTTGAGCGCGCCGGTTTCGACAGCGTGTTCGACAAAGAGCACATCGCCATCGTGCTGGACCACTTTGTGCCCAACAAGGACATCAAGAGTGCCACCCAGTCCAAGCAGTGCCGCGAGTTCGCCAACCAATACGATATCCTCAACTTCTACGATGTGGGCCAGATGGGCATCGAGCACGCCCTGCTGCCCGAAAAAGGCATCGTCACTGCCGGCGACTGCGTCATCGGTGCGGACAGCCACACCTGCACCTACGGTGCACTGGGTGCCTTCTCCACCGGCGTTGGCTCCACCGACATGGCCGCCGGTATGGCCACCGGCATGGCATGGTTCAAGGTGCCCTCTGCCATCAAGTTTGTGCTCAAGGGCAAGTTCAGCCCCCGCGTGTCCGGCAAGGACCTGATCCTGCACATCATCGGCATGATCGGTGTGGACGGTGCCCTGTACAAGAGCATGGAGTTCACCGGCCCCGGCGTTGCCTCCCTGACCATGGACGACCGCCTGTGCATCTGCAACATGGCCATCGAGGCCGGTGCCAAGAACGGCATCTTCCCGGTGGACGAGGTGACCAAAGCCTACCTCAAGGGCCGCAGCCAGCGTGAGCCGGTGTATTACGAAGCCGACCCGGATGCCGAATACGAAAAGACCATTGAGATCGACCTGTCCGCTCTGGAGCCCACCGTCAGCTACCCGCACCTGCCGGAGAACACCCACCTTGCCAGCGAGGGCAAGGAGATCAAAATTGACCAGGTGGTCATCGGCAGCTGCACCAACGGCCGCCTGGAGGACATGGAAGCTGCTTACAATGTGCTCAAGGGCAAGCACATTGCCAAGGGCGTGCGCGGCATCATCATCCCCGCCACCATGGCCGTGTACAAGGAGTGCATCCTGCGCGGCTGGACCACCGCCTTCATTGATGCGGGCTGCATCGTGTCCACTCCCACCTGCGGCCCCTGCCTGGGCGGCTACATGGGCATTCTGGCCGAGGGCGAGCGCTGCGTTTCCACCACCAACCGCAACTTTGTGGGCCGCATGGGCCATGTGAAGAGCGAGGTCTACCTGGCTTCTCCCGCCACCGCCGCCGCCAGCGCCCTCACCGGCTATATCACCGACCCCCGCACGGTCTGA
- the upp gene encoding uracil phosphoribosyltransferase codes for MTPMIVEHPLLQHKISILRNKQTGTKEFRDLVGEIATLLCYEATRDLPLEEVEIETPITMAKTKVLAGRKLALVPILRAGMGMLDGMLTLLPAAKVGFIGLYRDEETLQPVEYFCKLPKDIAERDVLVLDPMLATGGSAIDAITQIKKHGAKRIKFIGLIAAPEGIKALHEAHPDVDIYLGAQDDHLNENGYIVPGLGDAGDRIYGTK; via the coding sequence ATGACCCCGATGATCGTTGAGCATCCGCTGTTGCAGCACAAGATCAGCATCCTGCGCAACAAACAGACCGGCACCAAGGAGTTCCGTGACCTTGTTGGCGAGATCGCGACTCTGCTGTGCTACGAAGCCACCCGTGACCTGCCTCTGGAGGAAGTGGAGATCGAAACTCCCATTACCATGGCAAAGACCAAGGTCCTGGCAGGCCGTAAGCTGGCTCTGGTGCCCATCCTGCGCGCCGGCATGGGCATGCTGGACGGCATGCTGACCCTGCTGCCCGCCGCAAAGGTCGGCTTCATCGGCCTGTACCGCGACGAGGAGACCCTGCAGCCCGTGGAGTACTTCTGCAAGCTGCCCAAGGACATTGCAGAGCGCGACGTTCTGGTCCTGGACCCGATGCTGGCAACCGGCGGCAGCGCCATTGACGCCATCACCCAGATCAAGAAGCACGGTGCAAAGCGCATCAAGTTCATCGGCTTGATCGCTGCTCCGGAAGGCATCAAGGCCCTGCACGAGGCACACCCCGATGTGGACATCTACCTCGGTGCACAGGACGACCACCTGAACGAGAACGGCTACATCGTTCCCGGTCTGGGCGATGCCGGCGACCGTATCTACGGCACCAAGTAA
- the ftsH gene encoding ATP-dependent zinc metalloprotease FtsH — MKEVKPSKKPLAIYYGIVLLVLLVLNLVFVPWLTERQVKEVDYGTFMSMTAEKQIGRVDIESNQIIFTDKDEKQVYKTGLMDDPGLTQRLYDAGAQFSSEIVEQGSPVLSFLIWFALPILLFSFIGNQMNKKLMEKAGGGPGAMMFGGAGKSNAKVYVQSTHGIRFADVAGEDEAKENLQEIVNYLHDPKQYEEIGASMPKGILLVGPPGTGKTMLAKAVAGESNVPFFSISGSEFVEMFVGMGASKVRDLFKQAKEKAPCIVFIDEIDAIGQKRNSGNLGGNDEREQTLNQLLTEMDGFEGNTGVIILAATNRPDSLDPALTRPGRFDRRVPVELPDLKGREEILKVHAKKVKIAPGVDFNTVARMASGASGAELANIVNEAALRAVRAGRKSVTQADLEESIEVVIAGYQKKNSILTDQEKCIVAYHEIGHALVAAKQSHSAPVQKITIIPRTSGALGYTMQVDEGNHYLMNQTELENKIATFTGGRAAEELVFHSVTTGASNDIEQATKLARAMITRYGMSQDFDMVALETVNNQYLGGDTSLACSAQTQREIDQKVVELVKAQHAKALQILTENRDKLDQLAKFLYEKETITGEEFMAILNGEEKTE, encoded by the coding sequence ATGAAAGAGGTCAAGCCTTCCAAAAAGCCGTTGGCCATTTATTATGGCATCGTGCTGCTGGTGCTGCTGGTGCTCAACCTTGTTTTTGTGCCCTGGCTCACCGAACGTCAGGTCAAAGAGGTGGACTACGGCACCTTTATGTCCATGACCGCAGAAAAACAGATCGGCCGGGTGGATATCGAGTCCAACCAGATCATTTTTACCGATAAGGACGAGAAGCAGGTGTACAAGACCGGTCTCATGGATGACCCGGGCCTGACCCAGCGTCTCTACGATGCCGGGGCCCAGTTCTCCAGCGAGATCGTGGAGCAGGGCTCTCCGGTGTTGAGCTTTTTGATCTGGTTTGCCCTGCCCATCCTGCTGTTCAGCTTCATCGGCAACCAGATGAACAAAAAGCTCATGGAAAAGGCAGGCGGCGGCCCCGGTGCCATGATGTTTGGCGGCGCAGGCAAGTCCAACGCCAAGGTCTATGTGCAGTCCACCCACGGCATCCGCTTTGCAGATGTGGCCGGAGAGGACGAGGCCAAGGAGAACCTGCAGGAGATCGTCAACTACCTCCATGACCCCAAGCAGTACGAGGAGATCGGTGCCTCCATGCCCAAGGGCATCCTGCTGGTGGGCCCTCCGGGCACCGGCAAGACCATGCTGGCCAAGGCCGTGGCAGGTGAGTCCAACGTGCCCTTCTTTTCCATCTCCGGCTCCGAGTTTGTGGAGATGTTTGTGGGCATGGGTGCCTCCAAGGTCCGGGACCTGTTCAAGCAGGCCAAGGAAAAGGCCCCCTGCATCGTGTTTATCGACGAGATCGACGCCATTGGCCAGAAGCGCAACAGCGGCAATCTGGGGGGCAACGATGAGCGGGAGCAGACCCTGAACCAGCTGCTGACGGAGATGGACGGCTTTGAGGGCAACACGGGGGTCATCATCCTGGCAGCCACCAACCGCCCGGATTCCCTAGACCCGGCTCTGACCCGTCCCGGCCGCTTTGACCGCCGGGTGCCGGTGGAGCTGCCGGACCTGAAGGGCCGGGAGGAGATCCTGAAGGTCCACGCCAAAAAGGTAAAGATCGCCCCGGGGGTGGACTTTAACACTGTGGCCCGCATGGCCTCCGGTGCCTCCGGTGCCGAGCTGGCCAACATCGTCAACGAGGCCGCTCTGCGGGCGGTACGGGCCGGGCGCAAGAGTGTGACCCAGGCAGACCTGGAGGAGAGCATCGAGGTGGTCATTGCAGGCTACCAGAAAAAGAACTCCATCCTGACGGATCAGGAAAAGTGCATCGTGGCCTACCACGAGATCGGCCACGCCCTGGTGGCAGCCAAGCAGTCCCACTCGGCTCCGGTGCAAAAGATCACCATCATCCCCCGGACCTCCGGTGCCCTGGGCTACACCATGCAGGTGGACGAGGGCAACCACTACCTGATGAACCAGACGGAGCTGGAAAACAAGATCGCCACCTTTACCGGAGGCCGTGCCGCCGAGGAGCTGGTGTTCCACTCCGTTACCACCGGAGCCTCCAACGACATCGAGCAGGCCACCAAGCTGGCCCGGGCCATGATCACCCGGTACGGCATGAGCCAGGACTTTGACATGGTGGCCCTGGAAACGGTGAACAACCAGTACCTGGGTGGGGACACCTCCCTGGCCTGCTCTGCCCAGACCCAGCGGGAGATCGACCAGAAGGTGGTGGAGCTGGTAAAGGCCCAGCACGCCAAGGCTCTGCAGATCCTTACCGAGAACCGGGACAAGCTGGACCAGCTGGCCAAGTTCCTCTATGAAAAGGAGACCATCACCGGGGAGGAGTTTATGGCCATCCTGAACGGAGAAGAAAAAACTGAATAA
- a CDS encoding transcriptional regulator, IclR family protein has product MKLLNHKVARTLAAAAVATCAVAMLSVGAFAADVAIGEKDPTYGGYGAPAGPAIQGNIMLISADGDVAVGEKDPTYGGYGAPEGPAIQGNIMLIGADGAESETLKLNYSVKGLFGRQVLYTARQNGTVLTLDVPASVATFRCTMEDLTTMMNNGINTLVFKTEKTSTTLNLSLLTEGYDADAKVKLHQCGSTVRLSVNGRGRRDLLIGR; this is encoded by the coding sequence ATGAAACTGCTGAATCATAAAGTTGCCCGTACCCTGGCTGCCGCTGCGGTGGCTACCTGTGCCGTTGCCATGCTCAGCGTAGGCGCATTTGCTGCCGACGTGGCCATTGGTGAAAAGGACCCCACCTACGGCGGCTACGGTGCCCCGGCAGGCCCTGCCATCCAGGGCAACATCATGCTCATCAGTGCCGACGGTGATGTGGCCGTTGGCGAAAAGGACCCCACCTACGGCGGCTATGGCGCCCCGGAAGGCCCTGCCATTCAGGGCAACATCATGCTCATTGGTGCCGACGGTGCTGAGAGCGAAACCCTGAAGCTGAACTACAGCGTCAAGGGCCTGTTTGGCCGCCAGGTGCTGTACACTGCCCGGCAGAACGGCACGGTGCTGACCCTGGATGTGCCTGCCAGCGTGGCGACCTTCCGCTGCACCATGGAGGACCTGACCACCATGATGAACAACGGCATCAACACCCTGGTGTTCAAGACCGAAAAGACCTCCACTACCCTGAACCTGAGCCTGCTGACGGAGGGCTATGATGCCGACGCCAAGGTCAAACTGCACCAGTGCGGCAGCACCGTCCGCCTCAGCGTCAATGGCCGGGGCCGCCGGGATCTGCTGATCGGCCGCTGA
- the leuB gene encoding 3-isopropylmalate dehydrogenase: MEKNIAVIWGDCSSPEIVKQTIRVLDKVAEKYGHTFHYTDAAMGGEAIDKYGDPLPQHELDKCLAADSVLLGAVGGPKWEGLPGEQRPEKGLLRLRAGMGLYSNNRPAKIWPQLAPASPLKPEIVAQGIDFIIVRELIGGVYFGNHETHTLENGEKQAIDSMPYSEHEIERIGRIGFETAQKRRKKLCCVDKANVLDTSRLWRSVMHRLQAEYPDVEYSEMFVDNCAMQIVKNPAQFDVIVTENMFGDILSDEASMITGSIGMIPSSSLGDGTRGLYEPIHGSAPDIAGKDIVNPTACILSAAMMLRYSFGMTEEADAIENAVNKVLDKGLRTADNMSEGCTCLGCTAMGDAILAEI; the protein is encoded by the coding sequence ATGGAAAAGAACATTGCTGTCATCTGGGGCGACTGCTCCAGCCCGGAGATCGTCAAGCAGACCATCCGCGTGCTTGACAAGGTGGCCGAAAAATACGGCCACACCTTCCACTACACCGACGCCGCCATGGGCGGTGAAGCCATCGACAAATACGGCGACCCCCTGCCCCAGCACGAGCTGGACAAGTGCCTGGCCGCCGACAGCGTGCTGCTGGGTGCCGTGGGCGGCCCCAAGTGGGAGGGCCTGCCCGGGGAGCAGCGCCCGGAAAAGGGCCTGCTGCGTCTGCGCGCCGGCATGGGCCTGTACTCCAACAACCGCCCGGCCAAGATCTGGCCCCAGCTGGCCCCGGCCAGCCCCCTGAAGCCGGAGATCGTGGCGCAGGGCATCGACTTCATCATCGTGCGTGAGCTCATCGGCGGCGTGTACTTCGGCAATCACGAGACCCACACACTGGAAAACGGCGAGAAGCAGGCCATCGACTCCATGCCCTACTCCGAGCACGAGATCGAGCGCATCGGCCGCATCGGCTTTGAGACCGCTCAGAAGCGCCGCAAGAAGCTGTGCTGCGTGGACAAGGCAAACGTGCTGGACACCAGCCGCCTGTGGCGCAGCGTGATGCACCGCCTGCAGGCCGAGTACCCTGACGTGGAATACAGTGAGATGTTCGTAGACAACTGCGCCATGCAGATCGTGAAGAATCCTGCCCAGTTCGACGTCATCGTCACCGAGAACATGTTCGGCGACATCCTGTCCGACGAGGCTTCCATGATCACCGGTTCCATCGGGATGATCCCGTCCTCCAGCCTGGGCGACGGCACCCGCGGCCTGTACGAGCCCATCCACGGCTCTGCCCCCGACATTGCAGGCAAGGACATCGTCAACCCCACCGCCTGCATCCTGTCGGCTGCCATGATGCTGCGCTACTCCTTCGGCATGACCGAGGAGGCCGATGCCATCGAGAATGCCGTGAACAAGGTGCTGGACAAGGGCCTGCGCACCGCCGACAACATGAGCGAGGGCTGCACCTGCCTGGGCTGCACCGCCATGGGCGACGCCATTCTGGCCGAGATCTGA